The Haloplanus sp. CK5-1 genome contains a region encoding:
- a CDS encoding ABC transporter substrate-binding protein, whose amino-acid sequence MSRRHIDAQQAAFDEHHDDPGDLPVIRARFEHNGSPRYLLYAIKRFGYDHDHGVHLDVRLVSDELESGMETIRSRLNGGDTDLVDTDFISVARERAEGADIVAVHPYGRTVGGLVAHEDADISGLEDLSGHRIGVTRRLDKNWILTRAACREYHGFDPDETVTLVKAESRDDLTRLIRSGEVDAGFQFWPLVPELTRTGPYEEVLSVSHLVQRLSGTDRELPVATFLTGESYLDDHPDAVRGFADAARDAVDRLHEDDDLWGRIGEALMHEDDPTVIRAVRDGWRDMVVRDWDEERVDGMYRLFDHLRAVAGADALGVEEIPEGTFDPDP is encoded by the coding sequence ATGAGCCGACGCCACATCGACGCCCAACAGGCCGCCTTCGACGAACACCACGACGACCCGGGTGACCTGCCGGTGATTCGGGCGCGCTTCGAGCACAACGGGAGTCCACGGTACCTGCTGTACGCAATCAAGCGGTTCGGCTACGACCACGACCACGGCGTCCACCTCGACGTTCGCCTCGTCTCCGACGAACTCGAAAGCGGGATGGAGACGATCCGATCCCGTCTGAACGGCGGCGACACCGACCTCGTCGATACCGACTTCATCTCTGTCGCCCGGGAGCGCGCCGAGGGGGCGGACATCGTCGCCGTCCACCCGTACGGACGGACGGTCGGCGGACTGGTCGCCCACGAGGATGCCGACATCTCGGGGCTCGAAGACCTCTCGGGCCACCGGATCGGCGTGACCCGTCGCCTCGACAAGAACTGGATCCTGACGCGGGCGGCGTGTCGGGAGTACCACGGCTTCGACCCCGACGAGACGGTGACTCTCGTCAAGGCCGAGTCTCGGGACGACCTCACGCGACTGATCCGGTCCGGCGAGGTCGATGCAGGCTTCCAGTTCTGGCCGCTCGTCCCCGAACTCACCCGGACCGGTCCGTACGAGGAGGTGCTATCCGTCTCCCATCTGGTTCAGCGTCTCTCCGGAACCGACCGAGAGCTCCCAGTCGCGACGTTTCTGACGGGCGAGTCCTACCTCGACGACCACCCGGATGCGGTGCGGGGCTTCGCCGACGCAGCCCGGGACGCGGTCGACCGCCTCCACGAGGACGACGACCTCTGGGGGCGGATCGGCGAGGCGCTCATGCACGAGGACGATCCAACGGTGATCCGTGCGGTGCGTGACGGCTGGCGGGATATGGTTGTCCGGGACTGGGACGAGGAGCGCGTCGACGGGATGTACCGGCTGTTCGACCACCTGAGAGCGGTCGCCGGTGCGGACGCACTCGGTGTCGAGGAAATCCCCGAAGGAACCTTCGATCCCGACCCCTGA
- a CDS encoding ABC transporter substrate-binding protein, producing MTETVTFQLNWEPNGFQAPYFLARREGFYDDEGLDVEFVEGHGSPFAAEQTAKGRSDLGLAGGSAVLSVRSQGLDPLAVAAVSQKTPATIYSLRDTFGEPFTEPEQLRDRTVAPSATKTRILTLQLLEDRGIRDEVEVRDVQKHTHHRVEHLVLDGDVDAAVGVVTNGKELEREYDRTADELLIGDYLDVYGMAVVTNPEFAESNPETVRAFLRATARGWEAATNDPERAVDALIDRNAQLEHNREVEHMKFLASAEDLQFTEFVREAGWGHFDTDRWENLNEMLAETDLLESPVDPAEVWTNEYVDDSDPVIANYAERIGR from the coding sequence ATGACGGAGACAGTCACTTTCCAGTTGAACTGGGAACCGAACGGCTTCCAGGCACCGTACTTCCTCGCGCGCCGCGAGGGGTTCTACGACGACGAAGGGCTCGACGTGGAGTTCGTCGAGGGCCACGGCTCCCCCTTCGCCGCCGAACAGACCGCGAAAGGCCGGAGCGACCTCGGTCTGGCCGGGGGGAGCGCCGTCCTCTCGGTCCGGAGTCAGGGGCTCGATCCGCTGGCCGTCGCCGCCGTCAGCCAGAAGACGCCCGCGACGATCTACAGCCTCCGGGACACGTTCGGCGAACCGTTCACCGAACCCGAACAGCTCCGGGATCGGACGGTCGCGCCTTCCGCGACCAAGACCCGGATCCTCACGCTCCAGTTGTTGGAGGATCGAGGTATCCGCGACGAGGTGGAAGTCCGCGACGTACAGAAACACACCCACCACCGGGTCGAACACCTGGTGCTCGACGGCGACGTCGACGCCGCCGTCGGTGTCGTCACCAACGGCAAGGAACTCGAACGCGAGTACGACCGGACGGCCGACGAACTCCTCATCGGGGACTACCTCGACGTCTACGGGATGGCGGTCGTCACCAACCCCGAGTTCGCCGAGTCGAACCCCGAGACCGTCCGCGCGTTCCTGCGGGCGACCGCCCGCGGGTGGGAGGCCGCGACGAACGATCCCGAGCGTGCGGTCGACGCGCTCATCGACCGCAACGCCCAGTTGGAACACAACCGCGAGGTCGAGCACATGAAGTTCCTCGCCTCCGCCGAGGACCTCCAGTTCACGGAGTTCGTCCGCGAGGCGGGGTGGGGACACTTCGACACGGACCGCTGGGAGAATCTGAATGAGATGCTCGCCGAGACGGATCTGCTGGAGTCGCCGGTCGACCCTGCGGAGGTGTGGACCAACGAGTACGTCGACGACTCGGATCCGGTCATCGCCAACTACGCCGAGCGGATCGGCCGCTAG
- a CDS encoding PGF-CTERM sorting domain-containing protein: MATRRKFLIGAAAATTGLAAAAGSASAQAQTFELELTDEGFVGQSPSSIEGTTNPTLEVEAGSQYTIEYTVGYIPELQGLPGRHNMIVRTEDGTLRRTNYVFEEGNSQSVSFEASSNLTTWGCEEHAYESEGEVEASWSDYPVEGGEFSVSGGATATPEPTDTPMSDGGDGGDGGDGGDGGDGGDGGDGGDGEETSGNGPGFGVGAALTAIGAGAYGALRRGDSDE; the protein is encoded by the coding sequence ATGGCGACACGAAGAAAATTCCTGATCGGTGCTGCCGCGGCGACAACTGGCTTGGCCGCAGCGGCCGGGTCCGCGAGCGCCCAAGCACAGACGTTCGAGCTCGAGTTGACCGACGAGGGGTTCGTCGGTCAATCGCCCTCCAGTATCGAAGGCACGACGAACCCGACCCTCGAAGTCGAGGCTGGCAGTCAGTACACCATCGAGTACACGGTGGGCTACATCCCGGAACTGCAGGGGCTCCCGGGACGACACAACATGATCGTCCGGACCGAGGACGGCACCCTCCGCCGGACCAACTACGTCTTCGAAGAGGGGAACTCTCAGAGTGTCAGTTTCGAGGCGTCGAGCAACCTCACCACGTGGGGCTGTGAGGAACACGCCTACGAGTCCGAAGGCGAGGTCGAAGCGTCGTGGTCCGACTACCCGGTCGAGGGTGGCGAGTTCAGCGTCTCCGGCGGCGCGACGGCGACGCCCGAGCCGACGGATACGCCCATGAGCGACGGCGGCGACGGTGGCGACGGCGGCGACGGCGGCGACGGCGGCGACGGCGGCGACGGCGGCGACGGCGGCGACGGCGAGGAGACCTCCGGCAACGGGCCCGGCTTCGGCGTCGGTGCGGCACTGACCGCCATCGGTGCCGGCGCGTACGGCGCGCTCCGCCGTGGCGACAGCGACGAGTAG
- a CDS encoding VOC family protein has product MDAVDHINIDVDDLGEAHEFYRDVLDLHLLRPPEDFQGAHAMFETEAGTVVTLMETGQAEKWDERGLDHPLDKAHLAFETDRDTYQSLMDDLDDQFPKQGPYDWGEFEGFYFLDPSGNLLEIVTYDPAPANRPRRLLDHDDVE; this is encoded by the coding sequence ATGGACGCCGTCGACCACATCAACATCGACGTCGACGACCTCGGCGAAGCACACGAGTTCTACCGCGACGTCCTCGACCTGCACCTGTTGCGCCCACCCGAGGACTTCCAGGGCGCACACGCCATGTTCGAGACCGAGGCCGGGACCGTCGTCACGCTCATGGAGACGGGACAAGCCGAGAAGTGGGACGAACGCGGACTCGATCACCCACTCGACAAGGCCCACCTCGCCTTCGAGACCGACCGCGACACGTACCAGTCGCTGATGGACGACCTCGACGACCAGTTCCCGAAGCAGGGGCCGTACGACTGGGGCGAGTTCGAGGGGTTCTACTTCCTCGATCCGTCCGGCAACCTACTCGAAATCGTCACCTACGACCCCGCACCGGCGAACCGGCCACGACGGCTCTTGGACCACGACGACGTCGAGTAA
- a CDS encoding ABC transporter substrate-binding protein has product MNRDHVDAQQDALDAYHDDPGDLPVMRARFEHNGSPRYLLYTIKRFGYDRDHGFHLDVQLVSDALEDGIETVEAQLQEGHADLIDIDYISIARERAEGADIVAFHPYGRTVGGLVAPEGSDIDGLEDLSGKRIGVVRRLDKNWILTRAACREYHSFDPDETATPVEAGSKVELTRMIRDGEVDAGFQFWQIVPEITETGPYENVLPVSELVQRLSGTENKLPIAAFLTSGTYLEENRGTVRAFADAYRDAVDRLVEDDEIWEEISQKLMTYDDPDVMRAVRDGWRDMVVRDWDEESVDGMYRLFDHLKAVAGADALGVEEIPDGTFEIDP; this is encoded by the coding sequence ATGAACCGGGACCACGTCGACGCCCAACAGGACGCCCTCGACGCGTACCACGACGACCCGGGCGACCTGCCGGTGATGCGGGCACGTTTCGAACACAACGGGAGCCCGCGCTACCTCCTCTACACGATCAAGCGGTTCGGCTACGACCGCGACCACGGCTTCCACCTCGACGTGCAACTCGTCTCGGACGCACTGGAGGACGGTATCGAGACGGTCGAGGCACAACTGCAGGAGGGACACGCCGACCTCATCGACATCGACTACATCTCCATCGCCCGCGAGCGCGCCGAGGGGGCGGACATCGTCGCCTTCCACCCCTACGGACGGACGGTGGGTGGACTGGTCGCTCCCGAGGGATCGGACATCGACGGGCTGGAGGACCTCTCTGGCAAGCGCATCGGGGTGGTCCGCCGTCTCGACAAGAACTGGATCTTGACGCGGGCGGCGTGTCGAGAGTACCACAGCTTCGACCCCGACGAGACGGCGACGCCCGTCGAAGCCGGCTCGAAGGTCGAACTCACGCGGATGATCCGCGACGGCGAGGTCGACGCCGGCTTCCAGTTCTGGCAGATCGTTCCCGAGATTACGGAGACGGGCCCCTACGAGAACGTCCTGCCGGTCTCCGAACTGGTTCAGCGACTCTCAGGGACGGAGAACAAACTCCCCATCGCCGCCTTCCTCACGAGCGGGACGTATCTGGAGGAGAACCGTGGGACGGTGCGGGCCTTCGCCGATGCCTACCGCGACGCGGTCGACCGACTCGTCGAGGACGACGAGATTTGGGAGGAGATCAGCCAGAAGCTGATGACCTACGACGACCCCGACGTAATGCGTGCGGTGCGTGACGGCTGGCGGGACATGGTCGTCCGGGACTGGGACGAGGAGAGCGTAGACGGAATGTACCGGCTGTTCGACCACCTGAAAGCGGTCGCCGGCGCGGACGCGCTCGGCGTGGAAGAGATACCCGACGGCACCTTCGAGATCGATCCATGA
- a CDS encoding cupin domain-containing protein translates to MRRINDEATDGAEVADGVFLADLASGERASMKHWRVEPGSTLPVHRHDNEQIGYMIQGTLTAITEDEEITLRPGDSYLFEGDELHGAENRGDEPAVGIGVLSPPRSDPDWKQS, encoded by the coding sequence ATGAGGCGGATCAACGACGAGGCGACCGACGGAGCGGAGGTTGCTGACGGCGTGTTCCTCGCCGATCTCGCGTCCGGGGAGCGGGCGTCGATGAAGCACTGGCGGGTCGAACCGGGGTCGACGCTCCCCGTTCACCGTCACGACAACGAACAGATCGGCTACATGATCCAGGGCACCCTGACGGCGATCACCGAAGACGAGGAGATCACGCTCCGGCCCGGCGACTCCTACCTGTTCGAGGGCGACGAGTTACACGGAGCGGAGAACCGCGGCGACGAACCCGCGGTCGGCATCGGCGTCCTCTCGCCGCCGCGATCCGACCCCGACTGGAAGCAGTCGTGA
- a CDS encoding aldehyde ferredoxin oxidoreductase family protein produces the protein MRHARGPLLSVDVGERTWRTDDVDAARERFVGGRGLGTRLAYERVPFDADPLAPENRLYFAAGPLQTATTSFAGRLSCTGLSPLTDGLLSSNAGGFLPGNFVGAGYAAVEVAGESDELVAVHVREDGVEFEAVPQLAGAEVSTVTQWARDAHGLDGDHVACVGPAGENAVRFAAVVTTDHRAFARGGLGAVLGSKGVKAITFDGDADPGPDLDAAAGEVASAVHREAAESDHVMKRQGTASLTTFASEVGALPTRYFSELSFEGADAVGGERVAEKKTGRGTCSRCAFACKLPTVDEDRSIETEGPEFETIMAFGSNAGVDDLPAVMHANDRCDELGLDTISCGDVVSAYLAAEDAFGDADLVHDLIEKIAYRQGVGDLLAEGIARCHDDLGVPDWTMKGMEFAAHDGRALAGQGLAFATSNRGADHLYGGMYVYEYPLVDREAALPADGLDGKAERLVASENRNAALDSAIACRFSRGTLTDDRLATLLDASERELDALGSRVVDLERGFNNRRGRDWNDDDDLPFALDGLSAALDTYYDLRGWNADGTVPRARCDRHLGRE, from the coding sequence ATGCGACACGCCCGGGGTCCCCTGCTCTCGGTCGACGTGGGCGAGCGAACGTGGCGAACCGACGACGTCGACGCCGCCCGCGAGCGGTTCGTCGGCGGCCGCGGCCTCGGGACGCGACTGGCCTACGAGCGCGTCCCGTTCGACGCCGACCCGCTCGCCCCCGAGAACCGCCTCTACTTCGCAGCCGGACCCCTCCAGACGGCGACGACGAGTTTCGCCGGTCGGCTCTCGTGTACGGGTCTCTCGCCGCTGACCGACGGCCTGCTGTCGTCGAACGCCGGGGGGTTCCTGCCCGGCAACTTCGTCGGCGCGGGCTACGCCGCCGTCGAGGTTGCCGGCGAGAGCGACGAGCTCGTCGCCGTCCACGTCCGCGAGGACGGCGTCGAGTTCGAGGCCGTCCCGCAGTTGGCCGGCGCGGAGGTGTCGACCGTGACCCAGTGGGCCCGGGACGCCCACGGCCTCGACGGCGACCACGTCGCCTGCGTCGGCCCGGCCGGGGAGAACGCCGTCCGCTTCGCCGCGGTCGTGACGACCGACCACCGGGCGTTCGCCCGCGGCGGTCTGGGGGCGGTGCTGGGATCCAAGGGCGTGAAGGCGATCACGTTCGACGGCGACGCCGACCCCGGGCCGGACCTCGACGCCGCGGCGGGCGAGGTGGCGAGCGCGGTCCACCGCGAGGCCGCCGAGAGCGACCACGTCATGAAGCGCCAAGGGACGGCGAGTCTCACGACCTTCGCCAGCGAAGTCGGGGCGTTGCCGACGCGGTACTTCTCCGAACTGTCGTTCGAGGGCGCCGACGCGGTGGGCGGCGAGCGGGTGGCCGAGAAGAAGACCGGCCGCGGCACCTGCTCGCGGTGTGCTTTCGCCTGCAAACTCCCCACGGTCGACGAGGATCGGAGCATCGAGACGGAGGGGCCGGAGTTCGAGACGATCATGGCCTTCGGGAGCAACGCCGGCGTCGACGACCTGCCGGCGGTGATGCACGCCAACGACCGCTGTGACGAACTCGGCCTCGACACCATCTCGTGTGGCGACGTCGTCTCGGCGTATCTCGCCGCCGAGGACGCCTTCGGCGACGCCGATCTGGTCCACGACCTGATCGAGAAGATCGCCTACCGCCAGGGGGTCGGCGACCTACTCGCCGAGGGGATCGCCCGCTGTCACGACGACCTCGGCGTCCCCGACTGGACGATGAAGGGAATGGAATTCGCCGCCCACGACGGCCGGGCGTTGGCGGGACAGGGGCTCGCCTTCGCTACCTCGAACCGCGGCGCGGACCACCTCTACGGCGGCATGTACGTCTACGAGTACCCGCTGGTCGACCGCGAGGCGGCGCTCCCCGCAGACGGCCTCGACGGCAAGGCCGAACGGCTGGTCGCGTCCGAGAACCGAAACGCCGCTTTGGACTCGGCCATCGCCTGTCGGTTCTCGCGGGGGACGCTCACCGACGACCGCTTGGCGACGCTTCTCGACGCGTCGGAGAGGGAACTGGACGCGCTGGGCTCGCGGGTGGTGGATCTGGAGCGTGGCTTCAACAACCGTCGCGGCCGGGACTGGAACGACGACGACGACCTCCCCTTCGCGCTCGACGGCCTGTCGGCGGCGCTCGATACGTACTACGATCTGCGGGGCTGGAACGCCGACGGGACAGTGCCGCGGGCACGGTGTGATCGACACCTCGGCCGCGAGTGA
- the fdhF gene encoding formate dehydrogenase subunit alpha translates to MSSDSSGESDGPTKTICPYCGVGCGIQIAQDDEGEVTFRPWGDAPVNEGSICIKGGAATQSVNHEDRLTDPLIRDDDGELREASWDEAYDVIVENMERIREDYTAQGMGFYGCSKAMNEENYLIQKLARRYGTNSVDTCTRMCHSSTVYALKNSLGEGAMTNSMADLEEAADVFWIQGANPGEQHPIANSQYFRQAVLEGATVIQVDPHANKTTRSFEITETDRHMHLQLEPGTDIPLLNIVLKTVLENDWVDEEFVAERTEGFEDLKETLEDFDKEAAAEECGVPLEDIELAAEKYAMANNAAIFTGMGMSQHTCGVDNVQNEINLALITGNLGRPGTGVNPLRGQNNVQGASDVGAMPNVLPGYRDVSDPEVRADVEEVWDFEIPSEPGLTNVEVSHEIGNTIYGLYIMGENPVMSEPDTNQVEKRLEELDFMVVQDIYKTETAEYADVILPATSWAERDGTVVNTDRRTQRMRGVEKVHPNTKDDLEILCDVGNRLFGDGSFDFEGPEDVFEELRKVAPIFHGMTYDRLGEEGIHWPCYEPGDEGDDYLYGDGFTTESGLGQIEGVKHQPPKETPDEEYPLILTTGRIIEHYNTGTMSRRSETLNRVEPENFVDVHPNDAEHYGIEDGDYVTLKSRRGEIEVEARVTEDTKEGTVWTTPHFADAAGNRLTNDVLDERAKIPEYKAAAAEIEVTVDAEADSADTPADD, encoded by the coding sequence ATGTCATCCGACTCAAGCGGCGAATCGGACGGGCCGACCAAGACGATCTGTCCGTACTGTGGCGTGGGCTGTGGCATCCAGATCGCACAGGACGACGAGGGCGAAGTCACCTTCCGTCCGTGGGGTGACGCGCCGGTCAACGAGGGGAGCATCTGTATCAAGGGCGGTGCGGCGACGCAGTCCGTCAACCACGAGGACCGTCTGACCGACCCCCTGATCCGCGACGACGACGGCGAACTCCGTGAGGCGTCGTGGGACGAGGCCTACGACGTGATCGTCGAAAACATGGAGCGCATCCGCGAGGACTACACCGCCCAAGGGATGGGCTTCTACGGCTGTTCGAAGGCGATGAACGAGGAGAACTACCTCATCCAGAAACTCGCCCGACGCTACGGCACCAACAGCGTCGACACCTGCACACGGATGTGCCACTCCTCGACGGTGTACGCCCTCAAGAACAGCCTCGGCGAGGGCGCGATGACCAACAGCATGGCCGACCTCGAGGAGGCGGCCGACGTGTTCTGGATTCAGGGCGCGAACCCCGGTGAGCAACACCCCATCGCCAACAGTCAGTACTTCCGGCAGGCGGTACTGGAGGGCGCGACCGTCATCCAAGTCGACCCGCACGCCAACAAGACGACGCGGTCGTTCGAGATCACCGAGACCGACCGCCACATGCACCTCCAACTCGAACCCGGCACGGACATTCCTCTGCTCAACATCGTCCTCAAGACGGTTCTGGAGAACGACTGGGTCGACGAGGAGTTCGTCGCCGAGCGCACGGAGGGTTTCGAGGACCTGAAAGAGACCCTCGAGGACTTCGACAAGGAAGCCGCGGCCGAGGAGTGTGGCGTCCCCCTCGAGGATATCGAACTCGCCGCCGAGAAGTACGCCATGGCGAACAACGCGGCCATCTTCACCGGGATGGGGATGAGCCAGCACACCTGTGGCGTCGACAACGTGCAAAACGAGATCAACCTCGCGCTGATCACGGGCAACCTGGGCCGACCGGGCACGGGCGTCAACCCGCTTCGCGGCCAGAACAACGTTCAGGGAGCCTCGGACGTTGGTGCGATGCCGAACGTCCTCCCGGGCTACCGTGACGTCTCCGACCCCGAGGTCCGCGCGGACGTCGAGGAGGTGTGGGACTTCGAGATCCCGTCCGAACCCGGCCTGACGAACGTCGAGGTCTCCCACGAGATCGGTAACACGATCTACGGGCTCTACATCATGGGCGAGAATCCCGTGATGAGCGAACCCGACACCAACCAGGTCGAGAAGCGTCTCGAGGAACTCGACTTCATGGTGGTGCAGGACATCTACAAGACGGAGACCGCCGAGTACGCCGACGTGATCCTGCCCGCCACGTCGTGGGCCGAACGCGACGGGACGGTCGTCAACACGGACCGCCGAACCCAGCGGATGCGCGGTGTCGAGAAGGTCCACCCGAACACCAAAGACGACCTGGAGATCCTCTGTGACGTGGGCAACCGTCTCTTCGGCGACGGCTCGTTCGACTTCGAAGGTCCCGAGGACGTGTTCGAGGAACTCCGGAAGGTCGCGCCCATCTTCCACGGCATGACCTACGACCGTCTCGGCGAGGAGGGCATCCACTGGCCCTGCTACGAACCCGGCGACGAGGGTGACGACTACCTCTACGGGGACGGCTTCACCACCGAGAGCGGTCTCGGACAGATCGAGGGCGTCAAGCACCAGCCGCCCAAGGAAACGCCCGACGAGGAGTACCCGCTGATTCTCACGACGGGCCGCATCATCGAACACTACAACACGGGAACGATGAGTCGTCGTTCCGAGACGCTCAACCGTGTCGAACCGGAGAACTTCGTCGACGTCCACCCGAACGACGCCGAGCACTACGGCATCGAGGACGGCGACTACGTGACGCTCAAGTCGCGCCGGGGTGAGATCGAGGTCGAAGCGCGGGTCACGGAGGACACCAAGGAAGGCACCGTGTGGACGACGCCCCACTTCGCCGACGCCGCCGGGAACCGTCTCACCAACGACGTGCTCGACGAGCGTGCGAAGATCCCAGAGTACAAGGCCGCAGCCGCGGAGATCGAGGTCACGGTCGACGCCGAGGCCGACTCCGCGGACACCCCGGCCGACGACTGA
- a CDS encoding ABC transporter substrate-binding protein → MSEDETIRVFHLPFSFMLPQRVAVDRGYFADEGLDVELIERDRTCVTNKYIPADETLTGDNDVDLYPICKWESLKRTWDFDDGRIVAKGTFADQPYAVFVRPDSDIEEPADLANTPVGVNTRTGQEYTAIRALEEHMDEDDVVIEGHGMPTDRLRALRDGDVDAVSLLDPHITLAEHLGFEKVLEFENHMGVVGAEGLEGETLDAFMRAYRRAVEEINADPSAYRDQYLDMLWKDEEVAPDLFEDVDTEAVRAAIDVPEYEVPELADREDLDYHLDWMKQRQLIDADADIDAIVSPIR, encoded by the coding sequence ATGTCCGAAGACGAGACGATCAGGGTGTTCCACCTGCCCTTCTCGTTCATGTTGCCCCAGCGCGTGGCGGTCGACCGTGGTTACTTCGCCGACGAGGGCCTCGACGTCGAGTTGATCGAGCGCGACCGGACCTGCGTGACGAACAAGTACATCCCGGCCGACGAGACGTTGACCGGCGACAACGACGTGGACCTCTACCCGATCTGCAAGTGGGAGAGCCTGAAACGGACTTGGGACTTCGACGACGGCCGCATCGTCGCGAAGGGGACGTTCGCCGACCAGCCCTACGCGGTGTTCGTCCGCCCCGACTCGGATATCGAGGAGCCGGCGGATCTGGCGAACACGCCCGTCGGCGTCAACACGCGGACGGGCCAGGAGTACACCGCGATCCGGGCGCTCGAAGAGCATATGGACGAAGACGACGTCGTGATCGAGGGCCACGGGATGCCGACCGATCGGCTCCGCGCTCTCCGTGACGGCGATGTCGACGCCGTCTCGCTGCTGGATCCACACATCACCCTCGCCGAGCACCTCGGCTTCGAGAAAGTACTGGAGTTCGAGAACCACATGGGCGTCGTGGGTGCCGAGGGACTGGAGGGTGAGACCCTCGACGCGTTCATGCGCGCCTACCGGCGGGCGGTCGAGGAGATCAATGCCGACCCGTCGGCGTACCGCGACCAGTATCTCGACATGCTCTGGAAGGACGAGGAGGTGGCCCCCGACCTCTTCGAGGACGTCGACACCGAGGCCGTCCGTGCCGCCATCGACGTGCCCGAGTACGAGGTGCCCGAACTGGCCGACCGCGAGGACCTCGACTACCACCTCGATTGGATGAAACAGCGACAGTTGATCGACGCCGACGCCGACATCGACGCCATCGTCTCCCCGATCCGGTGA
- a CDS encoding ATP-binding protein, giving the protein MIRRRLPPNPSVLIVAMGVLLALVAAGTHAREVRVLGQLTGPLIAFLFDGVPAIGLAYLGYWIATTDLTTRNQWTVLAWCLVGSASFVAVFVVTFLVRTFEGRPVAEPIFPMLVAADVGALAGLTAGYFNARARRDASRARTVGGALSFVNHLVRHDLRNDLNVIRSHASLLARSSADADAGDPEVVVDKADEALAHIETTRTIADTLVGDADLNPVDLVAVVTDLAATVEETFDVPVTVDAPDRALVTANDGIRSAVDNLLENAVEHGSGDDRPAAADLHVTVAVERAPETVRLRISDDGPGIDPDRREALLGADDGDAGGLSLVAALVDAYGGDVRFADDGSPGATVVVELPRADADGGTDTGARPGPEDRTS; this is encoded by the coding sequence GTGATTCGTCGGCGGTTGCCGCCGAACCCCTCGGTCTTGATCGTCGCGATGGGCGTGTTACTGGCGCTCGTCGCCGCCGGGACCCACGCGCGCGAGGTTCGCGTCCTCGGCCAACTGACCGGGCCGCTGATCGCGTTTCTCTTCGACGGGGTTCCGGCCATCGGTCTCGCGTATCTGGGCTACTGGATCGCCACGACCGACCTCACGACCCGGAACCAGTGGACCGTCCTCGCTTGGTGTCTCGTCGGCAGCGCCTCGTTCGTGGCCGTGTTCGTCGTGACCTTCCTCGTTCGAACGTTCGAGGGCCGCCCCGTCGCCGAACCGATCTTTCCGATGCTCGTCGCCGCCGACGTGGGGGCTCTCGCTGGGCTGACCGCCGGCTACTTCAACGCCCGAGCGCGGCGCGACGCCAGCCGGGCGCGGACCGTCGGTGGCGCCCTCTCCTTCGTCAACCATCTCGTCCGTCACGACCTGCGAAACGACCTCAACGTGATCCGGAGCCACGCGTCTTTGCTCGCTCGTTCGTCCGCCGATGCGGACGCCGGCGACCCCGAGGTGGTCGTCGACAAGGCCGACGAGGCGCTCGCACACATCGAGACCACGCGGACCATCGCCGACACGCTCGTCGGCGACGCCGACCTCAACCCCGTGGACCTCGTCGCCGTCGTCACCGACCTCGCCGCCACCGTCGAGGAGACGTTCGACGTGCCCGTCACGGTCGACGCCCCGGACCGGGCGCTCGTCACCGCGAACGACGGTATCAGGTCGGCGGTCGATAACCTCCTAGAGAACGCCGTCGAACACGGATCGGGGGACGACCGTCCGGCGGCCGCCGACCTTCACGTCACGGTCGCCGTGGAGCGTGCCCCCGAGACCGTCCGGTTGCGGATCAGCGACGACGGGCCCGGGATCGACCCGGACCGACGGGAGGCGCTTCTCGGGGCGGACGACGGCGACGCCGGCGGCCTGTCGCTGGTTGCGGCGCTCGTCGACGCGTACGGCGGCGACGTCCGGTTCGCGGACGACGGGTCGCCGGGCGCGACGGTCGTCGTCGAACTGCCGCGGGCCGACGCGGACGGCGGCACCGATACTGGCGCCCGTCCCGGCCCCGAGGACCGCACGTCCTGA